Proteins encoded together in one Thermus neutrinimicus window:
- the murC gene encoding UDP-N-acetylmuramate--L-alanine ligase, with protein MKRVHIMGLEGVGMSALARLLLGEGIGVTGCDLAPGRRAESLGVPVHRGHDPAHLQEEDTLVVPTPIPLDHPEVEEARRKGMRVLRRMELLAHLLRQKPSLGVTGTHGKTTTTGMLASILLAADLDPWVLLGGELSLLPGNARFGRGPRLAEVDESDPLFQEVEVEVAVATNLEADHVAPAGQRAPNYHASLEELEGAMRGFLHRAKQVVVPAFDPKLLRLSQGLPRRLFGRGGDLWAEETQLGPWGSRFRLVYQGQALGEARLQVPGAHNVQNALAASLAALSFGLEPGAILEGLARFPGVGRRFQRIGEVGGAWVVDDYAHHPTEVKATLATAHLLGRRVRVLFQPHRLLRTQELWEEFVEALSSAHEVVVLPVYTAGEKGEITPEALSRRIVERLLALGRPARFLDKEEALAYARTTATPHDLWLTLGAGDVTELAWRLVHEG; from the coding sequence ATGAAACGGGTGCACATCATGGGCCTCGAGGGGGTGGGCATGAGCGCCTTGGCCCGCCTCCTATTAGGAGAAGGAATAGGGGTAACCGGGTGCGATCTGGCCCCTGGCCGGCGGGCAGAGAGCCTAGGGGTACCGGTTCATAGGGGCCATGATCCCGCCCACCTCCAGGAGGAGGACACCCTGGTGGTTCCCACCCCCATTCCCCTGGACCACCCCGAGGTGGAGGAGGCCAGGCGCAAGGGGATGCGGGTGCTGAGGAGGATGGAGCTTCTCGCCCATCTCCTCAGGCAAAAGCCCTCCTTGGGGGTCACCGGTACCCACGGCAAGACCACCACCACGGGAATGCTGGCCAGCATCCTCCTGGCCGCGGACCTGGACCCCTGGGTGCTCCTCGGGGGCGAGCTCTCCCTCCTTCCCGGCAACGCCCGCTTCGGCCGTGGGCCTCGCCTGGCGGAGGTGGACGAGTCCGACCCCCTCTTCCAGGAGGTGGAGGTGGAGGTGGCGGTGGCCACCAACCTGGAGGCGGACCACGTCGCCCCCGCCGGGCAGAGGGCCCCCAACTACCACGCAAGCCTGGAGGAGTTGGAAGGGGCCATGCGGGGGTTTTTGCACAGGGCCAAGCAGGTGGTGGTGCCCGCCTTTGACCCTAAGCTCCTCAGGCTTTCCCAGGGACTCCCCAGGAGGCTTTTCGGGAGGGGAGGGGATCTTTGGGCCGAGGAAACCCAGCTTGGTCCCTGGGGAAGCCGCTTCCGGCTGGTGTACCAAGGCCAGGCCCTGGGGGAGGCCAGGCTCCAGGTTCCGGGCGCCCACAACGTGCAAAACGCCCTGGCCGCTTCCCTGGCCGCTCTGAGCTTCGGGTTGGAGCCTGGGGCCATCCTCGAGGGCCTGGCCCGTTTCCCGGGGGTGGGGCGCCGGTTCCAAAGGATCGGGGAGGTGGGGGGTGCGTGGGTGGTGGACGACTACGCCCACCACCCCACGGAGGTGAAGGCCACCCTGGCCACCGCCCACCTCCTGGGACGCCGGGTGCGGGTGCTCTTCCAGCCCCATCGCCTCCTCCGCACCCAGGAGCTTTGGGAGGAGTTTGTCGAGGCCCTCTCCTCCGCCCACGAGGTGGTGGTTCTACCCGTCTACACCGCAGGGGAAAAGGGGGAGATTACCCCAGAAGCCCTTTCCCGAAGGATCGTGGAGCGGCTTTTGGCCCTGGGAAGGCCCGCCCGTTTTCTGGACAAGGAGGAGGCCTTGGCCTACGCCAGGACCACCGCCACACCCCATGACCTCTGGCTAACCCTGGGGGCAGGGGACGTGACGGAGCTCGCCTGGAGGCTCGTCCATGAGGGTTGA
- a CDS encoding alpha/beta fold hydrolase: MRALALLLSASLAMAQEYIPLPGADTGQGPLDRSYALIYPAERPRAVLLLVPGLLGGSTNFALLAEHLGRLGPDLEVWAWERRANGLEDRRGFLLEDPLAYYRSMAEPDLSPLRHWGLEVHLKDLDLAVDAARRRAPVVLVGHSLGASLATLYAWAQGEKLAGLVLLDGSLPDPPLSREAFWEGTTTPFGPLPGLRALLLGQGDPAFRPPFLSPRDLALAEAEAFLAARRPLEPVPFGPYRATREARALLRVDDHYSLLPVFSVSVGRAWAREGLNLLGLLQGRVVHTVRGPRGRVVEWRDTGEATDPREFLRTFALPEMGFSEWYFPYRLLLEVAGYPHTGLGLGPKALPYPVLALGAARGLIPEAQAFRLKSLFPDTQARVEILKGLTHLDLLTEREGRTARILLAYLQGLGLP, translated from the coding sequence ATGCGTGCCCTTGCCCTCCTCCTGAGCGCTTCCTTGGCCATGGCCCAGGAATACATCCCCCTGCCCGGGGCCGACACGGGCCAGGGACCCTTGGACCGAAGCTACGCCCTCATCTACCCCGCAGAGAGGCCCCGGGCGGTCCTCCTCTTGGTACCTGGCCTCCTTGGGGGAAGCACCAACTTTGCCCTCCTGGCCGAGCACCTGGGGAGGCTTGGGCCGGACCTCGAGGTCTGGGCTTGGGAACGGCGGGCCAACGGTCTGGAGGACCGTCGGGGTTTCCTCCTGGAAGACCCCTTGGCCTACTACCGGTCCATGGCCGAGCCCGACCTGAGTCCCCTGCGTCACTGGGGACTAGAGGTCCACCTGAAGGACCTGGATCTGGCGGTGGATGCGGCCCGAAGGCGGGCCCCCGTGGTCCTCGTGGGCCACTCCTTGGGAGCAAGCCTAGCCACCCTTTACGCCTGGGCCCAGGGGGAAAAGCTCGCCGGCCTGGTGCTCCTGGATGGAAGCCTGCCCGACCCTCCCCTTTCCCGGGAAGCCTTCTGGGAGGGAACCACCACCCCCTTTGGCCCCCTGCCTGGCCTTAGGGCCCTCCTCTTGGGCCAAGGGGACCCGGCCTTCCGCCCCCCTTTCCTCTCCCCCAGGGACCTGGCCCTGGCGGAGGCCGAGGCCTTTCTGGCCGCCCGGCGCCCCCTGGAACCCGTCCCCTTCGGACCTTACCGGGCCACCCGGGAGGCAAGGGCGCTTCTCCGGGTGGACGACCATTACAGCCTCCTCCCCGTCTTCAGCGTGAGCGTAGGCCGGGCCTGGGCCCGGGAAGGCCTGAACCTCCTGGGGCTTTTACAGGGGAGGGTGGTCCACACGGTACGGGGACCCAGGGGAAGGGTGGTGGAGTGGCGGGATACCGGCGAGGCCACGGACCCCCGGGAGTTCCTCAGGACCTTCGCCCTACCCGAGATGGGATTCTCCGAGTGGTACTTCCCTTACCGGCTCCTCTTGGAGGTGGCCGGCTATCCCCACACGGGCTTGGGCCTCGGGCCAAAGGCCCTGCCCTACCCCGTCCTTGCCCTAGGCGCGGCTAGGGGACTCATCCCCGAAGCCCAGGCCTTTCGCCTGAAGAGCCTTTTCCCCGACACCCAAGCCCGGGTGGAGATCCTCAAGGGGCTCACCCACCTGGACCTCCTCACGGAACGGGAGGGACGAACGGCTAGGATCCTTCTGGCCTACCTGCAAGGCCTTGGGCTTCCCTGA
- a CDS encoding FtsW/RodA/SpoVE family cell cycle protein — MDPILLLSALLLMAFGLLGVGVAEPTLLPNHLLRIGVALGAMGLGFLLPPERLLRHARLLLAATSLLLVAVLVVGSGPGGVRRWFYLGPLAFQPSELAKVVLVYYLASFVGRKGNDYPIVGAAALVGLTAGLVLVEPDFATALFLLTLAGLLLILAGVPLRRLIMVTLAGAMVLAPFSGLYLARFRYVSERFTSFLDYLQGEASPSQTAYQVLQAQKALILAGPLGQGPSGNLPHLPEAHNDMVFASVVFATGWLGGFMVILLYFLILARGLSLAFRLPGPLGLVALGLTLYLTLQAALNIGVTVGFLPVTGVPLPLVSYGGSSLLVSGFAVGALMRLAREVPRKGVEPWSS; from the coding sequence GTGGACCCCATCCTCCTCCTGAGCGCCCTCCTCCTTATGGCCTTTGGCCTCCTGGGCGTAGGGGTGGCCGAGCCCACCCTCCTCCCAAACCACCTCCTTCGCATCGGCGTGGCGCTTGGGGCCATGGGCCTAGGCTTTCTCCTGCCCCCCGAAAGGCTTCTTCGCCACGCCCGACTCCTGCTCGCCGCCACCTCCCTTCTCCTGGTGGCGGTCCTCGTCGTGGGAAGCGGCCCGGGGGGGGTGCGGCGGTGGTTTTACCTGGGGCCCTTAGCCTTTCAACCCTCGGAACTCGCCAAGGTGGTGCTGGTCTACTACCTGGCCTCCTTCGTGGGGCGTAAGGGAAACGACTACCCCATTGTGGGAGCCGCGGCCCTGGTGGGCCTTACCGCAGGGCTGGTGCTGGTGGAACCCGACTTCGCCACCGCCCTCTTCCTGCTGACCCTAGCCGGCCTCCTCCTCATCCTGGCGGGGGTTCCCTTGCGGCGGCTCATCATGGTGACCTTGGCGGGGGCCATGGTCCTAGCCCCCTTCTCCGGCCTTTACCTCGCCCGTTTCCGCTATGTGTCCGAACGCTTCACTAGCTTCCTGGATTACCTTCAGGGTGAAGCCAGCCCCTCCCAGACGGCCTACCAGGTCCTCCAGGCCCAGAAGGCCCTGATCCTGGCCGGCCCCCTGGGCCAGGGTCCCTCGGGAAACCTGCCCCACCTGCCCGAGGCCCACAACGACATGGTTTTCGCCAGCGTGGTCTTCGCCACCGGCTGGCTGGGAGGGTTCATGGTGATCCTCCTCTACTTCCTGATCCTCGCCCGGGGGCTCTCCCTGGCCTTCAGGCTCCCCGGACCCTTGGGGTTGGTGGCCCTGGGGCTTACCCTTTACCTCACCCTGCAGGCTGCCCTGAACATCGGGGTTACCGTGGGGTTCCTGCCGGTCACGGGGGTGCCCCTGCCCCTGGTTTCCTATGGGGGAAGTTCCCTTTTGGTCTCCGGCTTCGCCGTGGGGGCCCTGATGCGCCTGGCCAGGGAAGTGCCCAGGAAGGGGGTGGAACCGTGGTCCTCCTGA
- the ruvC gene encoding crossover junction endodeoxyribonuclease RuvC: protein MVVLGIDPGITHLGLGVVEVEPKGTLKARLLHGEVVRTSHREPAQERVGRIHARVKEALARFHPQALAVEEQYFYRQNELAYKVGWALGAVLVAAYEAGVPVYAYGPMQVKQALAGHGHAGKEEVALMVRDILGLTEAPKPSHLADALAIALTHAFYARMGASKAL, encoded by the coding sequence ATGGTGGTTTTGGGCATAGACCCCGGCATCACCCACCTGGGCCTGGGGGTAGTGGAGGTGGAGCCCAAGGGGACCCTCAAAGCCCGCCTCCTCCACGGGGAGGTGGTGCGGACCTCCCACAGGGAACCCGCCCAGGAACGGGTGGGGCGCATCCACGCCCGGGTAAAGGAGGCCCTTGCCCGCTTCCACCCCCAGGCCCTGGCGGTGGAGGAGCAGTACTTTTATCGGCAAAACGAGCTGGCCTACAAGGTGGGTTGGGCCCTGGGGGCGGTGTTGGTGGCGGCCTATGAGGCTGGGGTTCCCGTTTACGCCTACGGCCCCATGCAGGTGAAGCAGGCCCTGGCCGGGCACGGGCATGCGGGCAAGGAGGAGGTGGCCCTGATGGTCCGGGACATCCTGGGCCTTACGGAGGCTCCTAAGCCCAGCCACCTAGCGGACGCCCTGGCCATCGCCCTGACCCACGCCTTTTACGCCCGCATGGGGGCCAGCAAAGCCCTTTAG
- a CDS encoding FtsQ-type POTRA domain-containing protein, whose product MGGMRVLLALLLAATLYVASLVLFPVEHIAVAGNKHLKTEEILARTRLYVGEPWLWIGAGRLQDLRQDPWVAEARLEKPRVGEVLLVLREREPFLPLADGNALATDGTLLPGGARLAKGPRVEGQGPLPVHDLLALARAYPEAIRLRYTPAGFWVETPQGVAFAPEARLLVKYAQAGGPKGRVYLYSWGVSVGP is encoded by the coding sequence ATGGGAGGGATGAGGGTTCTGCTGGCCTTGCTCCTCGCCGCCACCCTCTACGTGGCCAGCCTGGTGCTCTTCCCCGTGGAACATATCGCGGTGGCGGGCAACAAGCATCTGAAAACCGAGGAGATCCTCGCCCGCACCCGGCTCTACGTGGGGGAGCCCTGGCTTTGGATTGGCGCCGGCCGCCTCCAGGACCTCCGGCAGGACCCCTGGGTGGCGGAGGCCCGGCTGGAAAAGCCCCGGGTGGGAGAGGTCCTCCTGGTCCTTAGGGAACGGGAACCCTTCCTTCCCCTGGCGGACGGCAACGCCCTGGCCACCGATGGAACCCTGCTTCCCGGGGGGGCCCGCCTGGCCAAGGGCCCCCGGGTGGAGGGGCAAGGCCCCCTGCCCGTGCACGACCTCCTGGCCCTGGCCCGGGCCTACCCTGAGGCCATCCGGCTCCGCTACACGCCCGCGGGGTTTTGGGTGGAAACACCCCAAGGCGTGGCCTTTGCCCCGGAAGCCCGGCTTCTTGTAAAGTATGCCCAGGCAGGAGGACCAAAGGGCAGGGTTTACCTGTATTCTTGGGGGGTGAGTGTAGGCCCATGA
- a CDS encoding class I SAM-dependent methyltransferase encodes MRPLSLPPWLLPLLACPRCQEPLETDAGARCPTCGARFPERNGLVDLRVSRERIHLWAINRLPPVAQTYDLWRMRSTALLSRGRLSLGEELELMRGWFLPTGGPFLDVGTGTGIYRETLGEKAVGMDPSPAFLQVARQRRPGPYLLGHGEALPFRTGSMGGVAIGPTWNEFTYPEGAMREARRVLRSGGRLFGMLLLGPGPSLGLWRPGPGEFVNLLRTFGFRAHLETHGALGILLAQAP; translated from the coding sequence ATGAGACCACTTTCCCTACCTCCCTGGCTACTTCCCCTCCTTGCCTGTCCCCGGTGTCAGGAGCCCCTGGAAACGGATGCTGGGGCCCGTTGCCCCACCTGCGGCGCCCGGTTCCCCGAGCGAAACGGTCTGGTGGACCTCAGGGTTAGCCGAGAAAGGATCCACCTTTGGGCCATCAACCGGCTTCCACCGGTGGCCCAGACCTATGACCTGTGGCGGATGCGGTCCACGGCCCTGCTTTCCCGGGGCAGGCTCTCCCTGGGGGAGGAGCTCGAGCTGATGAGAGGCTGGTTCCTGCCCACGGGGGGGCCCTTCCTGGACGTGGGCACCGGGACGGGCATTTACCGGGAAACCTTGGGCGAAAAGGCTGTGGGCATGGACCCTTCCCCCGCCTTCCTGCAGGTGGCCCGGCAAAGGCGCCCCGGGCCCTACCTGCTGGGGCATGGGGAGGCTCTTCCCTTTAGGACAGGCTCCATGGGTGGAGTGGCCATCGGCCCCACTTGGAATGAGTTTACTTATCCGGAAGGGGCCATGCGGGAGGCGCGAAGGGTCCTCCGCTCTGGGGGAAGGCTTTTCGGTATGCTCCTCCTGGGGCCGGGGCCCTCCTTGGGACTCTGGCGGCCAGGCCCTGGGGAGTTTGTGAACTTGCTAAGGACCTTCGGGTTTCGCGCCCACCTGGAAACCCACGGCGCCTTGGGGATACTCCTAGCCCAGGCCCCCTAA
- a CDS encoding DUF4397 domain-containing protein produces MKRFLSVVALALAVGSLGLAQGAMVRVAHLSPDAPAVDVLVNGQRAITNLAFKEITPYIPLPAARVRVQVVPTGQDAPVVIDAELDLREGIYYTVAATGFLASIRPQVYTDALAGLFPRAGFARVRVVHTSPDAPAVDVAVKGGPVLFQNLPFPRASQYLVVAAGTYDLEVRVAGTTTVALELPGVTLESGKTYTVFAVGSVRDGTLTVVPVVDAAALGGNR; encoded by the coding sequence ATGAAAAGGTTCCTGAGTGTCGTGGCTTTGGCATTGGCGGTAGGAAGCCTTGGTTTGGCCCAAGGGGCCATGGTGCGGGTGGCCCATCTCTCCCCCGACGCCCCGGCCGTGGATGTGCTGGTGAATGGACAGCGGGCCATCACCAACCTGGCCTTCAAAGAGATCACCCCTTATATTCCCCTGCCCGCTGCCCGAGTTCGGGTCCAGGTGGTTCCCACTGGCCAGGACGCCCCTGTGGTGATCGATGCTGAGCTTGACCTCAGGGAGGGCATTTATTACACCGTGGCTGCCACAGGCTTCCTAGCCTCCATTCGGCCCCAAGTCTACACGGATGCCCTTGCCGGGCTCTTTCCGCGAGCCGGCTTCGCTCGGGTACGCGTGGTGCACACCTCCCCCGACGCCCCGGCAGTGGATGTGGCGGTGAAAGGGGGTCCCGTGCTCTTCCAGAACCTTCCCTTCCCCAGGGCCAGCCAGTACCTGGTGGTGGCCGCGGGAACCTATGACCTAGAAGTCCGGGTAGCGGGTACCACCACCGTGGCCTTGGAGCTTCCCGGTGTGACCTTAGAGAGCGGGAAAACCTACACCGTGTTTGCCGTGGGCAGCGTGAGGGATGGAACCCTCACCGTGGTGCCCGTGGTGGACGCCGCTGCCCTGGGAGGAAACCGGTAG
- the ftsA gene encoding cell division protein FtsA has translation MIIAGLDVGTSKVTTVIGELAPDGVLDIIGEGTVPSQGLKRGVVVNLERTTEAIRQSVHQAERVAGVKVERVILGVGGPHLKSVTSHGLAAIRRGQSIGAADVERAIEQAKAYPFDADLELLHALPLEFKVDGQEGIRDPVGMAGVRLEVDVHLVAAGRGPLANLRRAVEDARLEIEALVAQPLASGLGALGPEEEHMTVLLLDVGGGTTEVAVFREGRLAHSSVLPLGGDHVTQDIAQLLKIPFEEAERVKRKYGAALPELADPELVLEINQEGGSLGEVPAPELARIIRPRLREILHLARQSVDEALGPLEIKVNRVILTGGTALLKGFDLLARQQYSLPVRVGKPHGVSGLTDVVATPAHATAVGLVRYATTLPVSTPEPRKARERKERREEKAKAEGLWARIKEILNNLF, from the coding sequence ATGATTATCGCTGGATTGGACGTCGGCACCAGCAAGGTCACCACCGTGATCGGGGAGCTGGCCCCCGATGGCGTCTTGGACATCATCGGCGAGGGCACCGTGCCCTCACAAGGGTTGAAGCGGGGCGTGGTGGTCAACCTGGAGCGCACCACGGAGGCCATCCGCCAAAGTGTCCACCAGGCGGAAAGGGTGGCCGGGGTCAAGGTGGAGCGGGTCATCCTGGGGGTGGGTGGACCCCATCTCAAAAGCGTGACCAGCCATGGCCTGGCGGCCATCCGTCGGGGCCAGAGCATCGGCGCGGCGGATGTGGAGCGGGCCATAGAACAGGCCAAGGCCTACCCCTTTGATGCCGATCTGGAACTCCTGCACGCCCTGCCCCTGGAGTTCAAGGTGGACGGCCAGGAGGGCATCCGCGACCCCGTGGGCATGGCGGGGGTGCGCCTCGAGGTGGACGTGCACCTGGTGGCCGCGGGCCGCGGGCCTTTAGCCAACCTGCGCCGGGCGGTAGAGGATGCGAGGCTGGAGATCGAGGCCTTGGTGGCCCAGCCCCTGGCCAGTGGCCTCGGGGCCCTGGGTCCTGAGGAGGAGCATATGACCGTGCTCCTCCTGGACGTGGGCGGGGGTACCACCGAGGTAGCGGTCTTCCGGGAAGGCCGCCTGGCCCACTCCTCGGTTTTGCCCTTGGGCGGGGACCACGTGACCCAGGACATTGCCCAGCTTCTCAAGATTCCCTTTGAGGAGGCGGAGAGGGTGAAGCGCAAGTACGGGGCCGCCCTACCCGAACTCGCGGATCCGGAGCTGGTGCTGGAGATCAACCAGGAAGGGGGCTCCTTGGGGGAAGTGCCGGCTCCCGAGCTCGCCCGCATCATTCGCCCCCGCCTGCGGGAGATCCTGCACCTGGCCCGCCAGTCGGTGGACGAGGCCCTGGGGCCTTTGGAGATCAAGGTGAACCGGGTCATCCTCACCGGGGGGACCGCCCTCCTCAAGGGCTTTGACCTCCTGGCAAGGCAACAGTACAGCCTTCCCGTGCGGGTGGGCAAACCCCATGGGGTCTCCGGCCTCACCGACGTGGTGGCCACCCCTGCCCACGCCACCGCCGTGGGCCTGGTCAGATACGCCACCACCCTACCCGTCTCCACCCCCGAACCCCGAAAGGCCAGGGAAAGAAAAGAAAGGCGCGAGGAAAAGGCGAAGGCTGAAGGCCTTTGGGCCCGGATTAAGGAGATTTTAAACAACCTATTTTAG
- a CDS encoding UDP-N-acetylmuramate dehydrogenase — protein sequence MRVERVLLKDYTTLGVGGPAELWTVETQEDLLKATEAPYRVLGNGSNLLVMDEGVPERVIRLAGEFATYDLRGWVGAGVLLPLLVQEAARQGLSGLEGLLGIPAQVGGAVKMNAGTRFGEMADALEAVEIFHEGRFHIYLPQELGFGYRQSRLPPGGIVTRVRLRLQERSPEEIRRRMAEVDAARKGQPKRKSAGCAFKNPPGHSAGRLIDERGLKGLRVGDAMVSLEHGNFIVNLGQATAKDVVELLKRIQEELPLELEWEVWP from the coding sequence ATGAGGGTTGAACGGGTGCTTCTCAAAGACTACACCACCCTTGGGGTGGGAGGCCCGGCGGAGCTTTGGACCGTGGAAACCCAGGAGGATCTCCTTAAGGCCACGGAAGCCCCCTATCGGGTCCTGGGCAACGGCTCCAACCTCCTGGTAATGGACGAGGGGGTGCCCGAAAGGGTGATCCGCCTTGCAGGGGAGTTCGCCACGTATGACCTGAGGGGCTGGGTGGGGGCGGGGGTTCTCCTTCCCCTCCTGGTGCAGGAAGCGGCCCGCCAAGGGCTTTCCGGCCTCGAGGGCCTCCTGGGCATCCCCGCCCAGGTGGGAGGGGCGGTCAAGATGAACGCGGGCACCCGGTTTGGGGAGATGGCGGATGCCCTCGAGGCGGTGGAGATCTTCCACGAGGGGCGCTTTCACATCTACCTCCCCCAGGAACTGGGCTTCGGCTACCGGCAAAGCCGCCTTCCCCCCGGGGGCATCGTGACCCGGGTTCGACTGAGGCTTCAGGAACGCTCCCCCGAGGAGATCCGGCGGCGCATGGCGGAGGTGGACGCCGCCAGGAAGGGACAGCCCAAGCGGAAAAGCGCCGGCTGCGCCTTCAAGAACCCCCCGGGCCACTCTGCGGGAAGGCTCATAGACGAAAGGGGCCTCAAGGGCCTAAGGGTGGGCGACGCCATGGTGTCCCTGGAACACGGAAACTTTATCGTTAACCTGGGACAGGCCACGGCCAAAGACGTGGTGGAACTCCTGAAGCGAATCCAGGAGGAACTGCCCCTGGAGTTGGAATGGGAGGTGTGGCCTTGA
- a CDS encoding UDP-N-acetylglucosamine--N-acetylmuramyl-(pentapeptide) pyrophosphoryl-undecaprenol N-acetylglucosamine transferase, with the protein MVLLTGGGTGGHLFPALAVAEELRRRGREVFYLGSQGGLEARLLPTTSIPHALIPAGKLDRSAFRPREAQKLLLGLRAAWRLLVGKRPRAILSTGGYAGFPGAMVGELKGIPVLLHEQNAKLGLAIRLLAPMARGLALSVPVRLSPGLARKARVTGYPVREVRYPKMEAKARLGFPPDRPLLLVLGGSQGSLELNEKLPPLLKPLGLPVLHQVGERWLERYRHLEEEGYRIAGFVDAPLAMSAADLLLARAGAGTLAEAAYHHLPAVLFPLSPSLDGGAQAANAQAYRQAGGAELGDLTRLTKQVEGILAHPEPYREGMARLSPEGAAARLADWLEEFL; encoded by the coding sequence GTGGTCCTCCTGACCGGGGGCGGCACCGGGGGGCACCTCTTCCCCGCCTTGGCGGTGGCGGAGGAGCTTAGGAGGCGGGGCAGGGAGGTCTTCTACCTGGGAAGCCAGGGGGGCCTCGAGGCCCGCCTCCTCCCCACAACCTCCATCCCCCACGCCCTGATCCCCGCGGGCAAGCTGGACCGGAGCGCCTTCAGGCCAAGGGAAGCCCAGAAACTTCTCCTAGGCCTGAGGGCGGCCTGGCGGCTTCTGGTGGGGAAAAGGCCCAGGGCCATCCTCTCCACCGGAGGGTACGCCGGCTTTCCCGGGGCCATGGTGGGGGAGCTCAAGGGGATTCCCGTCCTCCTGCACGAGCAAAACGCCAAGCTGGGTCTGGCCATAAGGCTCCTCGCCCCCATGGCCCGGGGCCTGGCCCTCTCCGTGCCGGTGAGGCTTTCCCCCGGGCTTGCCCGCAAGGCCCGGGTCACCGGCTACCCCGTACGGGAGGTGCGCTACCCCAAGATGGAGGCCAAGGCCAGGCTGGGCTTTCCCCCGGATAGGCCCTTGCTCCTCGTTCTCGGGGGAAGCCAGGGCAGCCTGGAGCTCAACGAGAAGCTTCCTCCCCTGCTGAAGCCCCTGGGCCTCCCCGTCCTTCACCAGGTGGGGGAACGGTGGCTGGAGCGCTACCGCCATCTGGAAGAGGAAGGCTACCGGATTGCCGGCTTCGTGGACGCTCCCTTGGCCATGAGCGCCGCGGACCTCCTCCTCGCCCGGGCGGGGGCGGGTACCCTGGCGGAGGCCGCCTACCACCACCTGCCCGCCGTGCTGTTTCCCCTTTCCCCAAGCCTGGATGGGGGTGCCCAGGCGGCCAACGCCCAAGCCTACCGGCAGGCGGGTGGGGCGGAGCTTGGGGATCTGACCAGGCTCACCAAGCAGGTGGAAGGGATCCTGGCCCACCCCGAGCCCTACCGGGAGGGTATGGCCCGGCTTTCCCCTGAAGGGGCCGCGGCCAGGTTGGCGGATTGGCTGGAGGAGTTCCTATGA
- the ftsZ gene encoding cell division protein FtsZ: protein MEGAVIKVIGLGGAGNNAVNRMIEAGLVGVEFIAANTDAQVLAKSLADQRIQLGEKLTRGLGAGANPEIGEKAALEAQDLIAEALEGADLVFITAGMGGGTGTGSAPVVADIAKRLGALTVAVVTRPFSFEGPKRLKAAEEGIRRLKERVDAMVVVQNDRLLSAVDKKVSLKDAFLIADRVLYHGVKGITDVINLPGLINVDFADVKTLLEGAGQVLMGIGAGRGENRVEEAAKTATHSPLLERSIEGAKRLLLNVVGSEDLSLMEAAEVVERVREATGHEDVDILYGVTYDDRAQDELRVILIAAGFGESTVVPKPLRPVDFPTHADPYNFDIPAFIRYGDADYPPRKGN, encoded by the coding sequence ATGGAGGGAGCGGTCATCAAGGTCATCGGTCTCGGGGGAGCAGGAAACAACGCGGTGAACCGCATGATTGAGGCAGGGCTCGTGGGGGTGGAGTTCATCGCCGCCAACACCGATGCCCAGGTCCTGGCCAAAAGCCTGGCCGACCAGCGGATCCAGCTCGGGGAGAAGCTCACCCGGGGCCTGGGGGCGGGGGCCAATCCCGAGATCGGGGAGAAGGCGGCCCTCGAGGCCCAGGACCTGATCGCAGAGGCCCTGGAGGGGGCCGACCTGGTCTTTATCACCGCCGGCATGGGAGGGGGTACCGGTACGGGAAGCGCCCCGGTGGTGGCAGACATCGCCAAGCGGCTCGGGGCCCTCACCGTGGCCGTGGTGACCCGCCCCTTCAGCTTTGAAGGTCCCAAACGCCTCAAGGCGGCGGAGGAAGGTATCAGGCGCCTTAAGGAGCGGGTGGACGCCATGGTGGTGGTGCAAAACGACCGCCTCCTCTCTGCCGTGGACAAAAAGGTGAGCCTCAAGGATGCCTTTCTCATCGCCGACCGCGTCCTCTACCACGGGGTCAAGGGCATCACCGACGTCATCAACCTCCCGGGCCTCATCAACGTGGACTTCGCCGACGTGAAAACCCTCCTGGAGGGAGCAGGCCAGGTGCTCATGGGCATCGGGGCGGGACGGGGGGAAAACCGGGTGGAGGAAGCCGCCAAGACCGCCACCCACAGCCCCCTGCTGGAGCGCTCCATTGAGGGTGCCAAGCGGCTTCTTCTGAACGTGGTGGGCTCTGAGGACCTGTCCCTCATGGAGGCGGCGGAGGTGGTGGAGAGGGTGCGGGAGGCCACGGGCCATGAGGATGTGGACATCCTCTACGGGGTCACCTACGACGACCGGGCCCAGGACGAACTCCGGGTAATCCTCATCGCCGCCGGCTTTGGCGAGAGCACCGTGGTGCCAAAACCCCTCCGCCCCGTGGACTTTCCCACCCACGCCGACCCCTACAACTTCGACATCCCCGCCTTTATCCGTTACGGGGATGCGGATTATCCCCCTAGAAAGGGCAACTAG